TTGCTGTTTAGACTGGTCTTCTGCATGAGGGGCCAAAGTGTTGTGAAGAGGTCAAACAGAAATCCCATTAGCTGGTAACGAGATTTGTGAGCAGAATATCAACTTCATTCTGAAAATCTACTACTTTGTGCCTGGCAGCCTTATGCTATAACCTGTGTGTAATCTCTTAATATGCTAATGCTATTATAAGCCTGTTACTCAGCAATATTAATGCTGCTAGTGTATTGGTTAATTCACTTACGTGAACCAACTTGCTTCAGGAGCCTCTCCCAGCTTCTGGTAAATAGTCCATCACATGACAAGTGCTAGTCAGACTGGGTCTTTCCTTAAATACCACATCAAGAAGTTCTACTGCAGAATTTGTTTGTGGTTCTGTCTGCGGCACTGATCTTGAACAATTCTATTTTCTCTTGCATCTCTGAAATGGAATATTCATCATCTGACAAGCTTAGTTTTATAAAAGATTTGAGACCTTCCAGGTGACACTGTGCCAGAACACCATAGCAGACCTGTACAACAGTAAGTTCTCTTCCCTAGCTCACCACTAGCGGTGGTCATGATGATGTTACAAGGCTTCTTTATAACAAGGCTCTTCTCCTGCAGGGACTTGCGGAACAATGAGATCTCCTGGGCCATAGAAGATGCAAATGAAGCATTTGTGGGACTCAGCAGGCTGGATAAACTGTATGTATTACAAACCATTGAAATGACAGTACTTCCCAGGCACGCAGAGTAGAGGGAGAGTGCAAAATATTAAGTAATTGTAAATCAATGACACGAGGCAGAAAGCCTTTCTAGTTGGCAGCTGTATTCAGTGTTTTTCCACTTCTGTGCTACAACGTCTTGATACAGGCTTGGGTTCCATGGTCAGGAGCATTGGATCTGTCTAGCACTGGATCACCTTGCAGCACCAATATGAGGAAATTAAGCATAAGTATTTGACTGCATTTATTATTGAATAGCCCAGTCCTGCTGTGTGATGATTGTCACTTTTTGTGCTTCTTTAGTTTATGTAAAAGTTAGcgcttataaaaaaaaagaaaattatttttgagcaAATATGAAACACTATTGAATTAACAGCTTTTCGGTACTTAGACTATGCACTTTTTATCCAGTGCCATGTGCTTTGTAGGAAGCTCCATCCTGTGGAGCTACAGACATTGCTTATAACAAATAGCTTGGTATGAGGGTGCAGTCTCGGGAACTAATGGGATTGTGGCAGATTGGTATTCAGAAGTTATTGCTCCACTCCCAAGTTCTACTTATCATTGTTTCATTCTGCTGACTTAAATTATCTTCGGACACATCTGTAACCCAAATCTCTAAgttcagaatggaaaagaaacCTTGTTCTTAGGAAAATTAGTTGAGCCTTTAAGCtcaaaaaatagtatttgatCTTCTAGCTCAGCTAGAATTAGAAAAAACGTAGTTAAACATTAGAGGGAACTTCTTTTGGGTCTTATTTGTGAAGTCATATTGTCATTCAGACTGATTTCTGGGTTTGGGGGGCTTTGTCTTTCAGAATCTTGCAAGGAAACCAGATTAAGTCAATTACCAAAAAAGCATTCTCCGGTCTTGAAGGACTTGAACATCTGTAAGTACTTTACTTGTAGAACTTCTAATTATTTGTCAACTTCAGTCTTGTATGCTCTGTCAAATTTTCAAGAATTTAACTGAAGGTAGCATATGAAATCATACTTACCCATTATTATTCTCTTTGCTTAACTTACAGAGATTTAAGCAACAATGCAGTAATGTCCATCCAAGAAAATGCATTTGCCCAGGCTCATCTGAAGGAGCTGTAAGTTCATAACAAGTATTTACAGATTCTTTACAAGTCCTGCCTTTGTAAAGAATCCTTCAGCCATTGTAAGATTGGCTGAAGTTGACTGAACTGTCTGCTTTCATcatgaaatatttaaagcaatGCTGATAATTTATCGACTCAAAATCGGTAGCAGTATACTTAGATTTAAAGTTTGATAAAATCTGCACCTCCATTTCCTTAGTTGCAATTAgtagaaagtaattttttcttgcaGTGCTGAACCATTAAGTTTTTCATATCTTACGATTTTGCAGCAAACTCAGCACATGCTAGCATGTAGACagtgaacaaaataaattattcatcagGAATCTTTCAGGGGGGTTAGCAAATGCTACATTTTGTCTTCCTGTTTTTGGGACTAGGGAAAGGCTTTAAAATTCACAGCTAGACAAGTATTTTTACTTGCTCAGCAGATGCTTAAGCTGCTAGAGCCTCTTGTGATCTTCAGACTTCTAAAGTATTATAATGTGAAGTGACCTTCACACCCAAGACTAATCCTGCTGTAACACAGTCATGTCAAATCTCTGAATATCGTGTAATCTGTTTTAAAACTGTTATTCACTTAGTTAATCTTGGCCAGATGGACTGTTAGTCTGCAAGATCTGCCAGTTTGAGGAGACACGTTTTAGGTGTTAAAGATAAGACTTTCATTGCCTTCTCTAATGTATTTAAGAGTGAGGAATTGTTGGTATGTATGGGCAAAGAGCAGGATGGAATCCTGGCTTGTTTGTGTGCCTCTCCTGTCTCACTACTGGATTTATCTAGTGGCAGATCACTTCTTGTTAAAGTGCTGGACTTCCTCCAGTCAGTCATACTCATACATAATATTTAGGAAACTTTGAAGGCAGGTGGTGGGGAAAGTGTGACCCATCATTGTTTCCTGTTCGCAGTTTTTCTGTGGAGCAGAGAAAACAATCTGCAGTAGATACCTGTAGAAACAAATcacttttattcttaaatatttattagctAGCATGAAAATGAATATTGAGGCTTACACTCATTTCGTAATGGCAAGTGCGTTGAGTTTGAGACATAGAGCTGCTCTGCAGTGTTATGTTccttttaattgctttaaagagGGATGGGATAATTGTAAAGACGGGcttcatattttttttagaagttgaAAATCCAAGGTTGTTTccttcagaattaaaaagaaatgtaaggttTTAATGCTGACATAAAGGGAAGGTTTTTCTGGATTGTTTATAGCATATATAGCtaacattttataataaatacCCATAGGCATAAAAGAATACTGTAAATCTTGAAATTTCTGAATATATATGCTTTAAGTTGTTTTGCTGCATGAAATCACATGTAGGAATGTGAAATACTAAACTTTAATCACACTTTTATTTTGCCTTGTTTCTGCAGAATTTTGAACACTAGCAGCTTGCTTTGTGATTGCCAGTTGAAATGGCTGCCGCAGTGGCTCACTGACAGCCATTTACAGCAGGCTGTAAACGTTAGCTGTGCTCATCCTGAATGGTTAGCAGGACAAAGCCTTCTCAGTGTGGACCCTGATGACTTTGTCTGTGGTTTGTATCTTTAATGACTTTTGATATAAAAACACGGTAACGCAAATCTGTGTAGGTACCTTTCTGAAATCAGTCTGAAGCACTGCTGGAGGTACTTGGTCTTGGCCGTGATGCACATGTGGGCCTGTGTACATCACTGGGTCTGCTTTGGAGTTTGGgatttaattctgtttctctttgctcTGTTTGGTTGTACTTGAGCACTGAAACTAACCCGAGGGAAGAATTCTGTGAGACTGCAGTGTTTTTCATTTAGGTTACTGTTAAAAACTGCTTATGCTTCCATTCTCCCTGCTTATGAATGCCTTTAGCTTTCGAAGGGCTGACACTTCCTTACTGGTTCTTGCCCATACCAGCAAGGCTAGACTAGTTAATACTCTGGCACGTTTTCTGATACTCCATATCTGTAATGTTTATCTGGTCTCTGCCACCACAGTTTCAGACATAAGCCTGTTTATTTTTGTAACCGAACTGTGAGATGGAAAACTGAGAGACTCTTTGCCCAGAGTCATGTGTGAAGTCTGTGGCAGGCCTGGAAATAGTCTGGTGTTCCATTTTCTGGGTGAGCAATCTGATAAGTGTTACTTGTGTGTACacaattctttcattcttttggtGGTAAGGGCTACAATAATCATCGTCTAGGCGCAAGCACCCACTTCTCCATTCTAGTATCACCACTGTGGTGCCTGACACTGAACACTGTGTGTGCCTACGAGAATGTCTTTGCTGAAATAATAGGTATTGAAATAACTCTCGTCGAGTGGGATGAGATAGAGTGAACTGCCAGCTTGCTGTGCTGTGTATTTGTCGAACTTAAAGGCTCTTCAAGATGTTTAAACTATCTGAAAATAAGTCTCAGTCCTTCGTAAAATAGCCTAGCTCTTCAGCCGAGCATGGCTTTTGTGTATGATCTAAATATAGTAAGTTCCAGACAGTTGCACAAAATGCAGGGCGCTGCTCAAGACCATGCTTCTATGCTGTTTGTTCTCAATGCTTATTCTGTATGCCTATGGGTGGTTCTAATCCTGTTTCACAGCTTGATTTCCAACTGAAAACAGCTGAATATGTGCACATCAAGCAAGACATCTGTTCCCAAAGCTTGCTTTCTGCTTACATTGTCTTTTGAGTGAATTTTCTTGCAATATTACTTGCAAGTTGAAGAGGAAAGTAACTAATCTtggtgcttttattttcagataatttcCCTAAACCGCAGATAAAAGTGCATCCTGAGACCACAATTGCTCTGCGAGGCATGAATGTGACTCTGACTTGCACTGCTGTGAGCAGCAGTGATTCACCCATGTCCACTGCCTGGCGTAAAGACAGTGAAGTATTGTGTGATGCAGAGGTTGAGAATTTTGCCAGATATCAGCAGCAAAGTAGCGAGGTGGTCGAGTATACCACTGTCCTGCACCTTTTCAATGTGAATTTCACTGATGAAGGGAAGTATCAGTGCATCGTCACCAATCACTTTGGTTCCAATTATTCCAACAAAGCCAAGCTGACTGTCAATGGTAAGCAATCATGGTAACAAAGGAGAAATACTTTTAACctaaagctttatttaaatagCTATAAGTCTGTTTTTCACTAGAGCTGGCCCAAAATAGTCTTGCAAGACTGTCTCATTGGTATTTAGAAGTATCAAACATCTTTTTACAAAGCaggaaagagtgattttttttttttttttttcctgtgggtgaAAAGCCTTCTGTTGACTTTTCAAAAGGAGCAGGTAGCTCTCATGCTTTCATTATAGTACAATTAGTTGTTTATCTAGTTAAATGGAGGTAGAAGTCTCTTAAACTAAAAGCTCCCTCTGCTGTCTCTTCAGAACTAAGCACCTTTCCCATGTGTTTGTAAAGCTAGGGAAGATTCAACTAAAAATAACTTGTGGGACTGGAAACAAACTCTGAAAAATCAATTATGAAGTCCTTTGTTTTTAGCCATAATGATTCTGTTTATTTTGGCTTGAGGGAAGGGAGGTAAGAAGACAATGTTCACATCAGTCAGCAGACCGCTGATCCCCATTGTATCTGAGAGCAGAGGTGCCTGTGTTGGTTTTGCTTGTCCAGAAGAGAGAATGCAGACTTGGACTGGCAAGATGGAAGTTCGCCTTCCCTATTACCAGGGAAGAAAAAGTGTGACAAAGGACTTATGAAGAAGGCTAAACCTTTTCCTGTCTCTTCCCCATGACAAATGTTGTTCTTCAGATCATCTTAAATGAACACTGTAGATACTGTATTTAATTTGGAGGATAGGCTCTTAGAAATGACCACTGAAAATTTGTGCAGTTCTTCAGAAGAATCTGGCCCCCTCTCTTAGGGGGAACTACAGATGTGtttcagatttgtttgttttcagatattCTCTGTGCTGTGGAGCTTTTGCTACTTTTTCCCTGgtactgaaaatactgaaactaTGTCTCCTTTGATCCAGAGATGCCTTCTTTCCTGAAAACCCCCATGGATCTTACTATCCGCACTGGGGCGATGGCACGGCTGGAGTGTGCTGCAGAGGGCCACCCTACTCCACAGATCTCCTGGCAGAAAGATGGTGGCACAGACTTCCCTGCTGCAAGAGAGAGGAGGATGCACGTCATGCCTGAGGACGATGTGTTCTTTATTGCAAATGTGAAAATAGAAGACATGGGAATCTATAGCTGTATGGCACAAAACATTGCAGGTGGTTTGTCAGCAAATGCCACGCTGACTGTGTTAGGTAAGTGGTGTGCTAATCTGTGCTTGCATATGGATCACTTCACTTCTGTGGTGCTAGTGTAGCTTACCTGTAAGTAACAAGCTTAAGTCCTAAAGGATGAAGTTAAAACAAAAGAGCGTAGTTTCCTTTTCCTATAGCTGTAGATGGAATTTTGCAATAAcaagagaagactttttttccccatggttgCTCCTCCCGCCCCCAAACGTTAAATTTAAAGGATGCTGCCTCTGGAACAGCATCTCTAACTgctttgtgtggttttggggCATTTGAATGCAGCACTTGACACGATTTTTGAACAGTGAAGCTATAGAAGCTAAGCTACAGTGCTGACCAGTGAAGTTAGTATGATCTTTGCAGGAGAGAACTGAGGGGCATATCTCAATCCAGCAGTGTAGACTAGATAGATAATTTGTGTTGTCTTGGAACAAATTTAGTTGCAGGTAACATGAACTATGCTGAGTAATAATGGAAGGACAGTTCCTTCTAGAGTGCAGTATTTTTTGAAGACACTGACTTTTAACATTATGGTCATAGGCAAATTTAGAATTGGAATACATAAAACAGGCTGTGGCTAGCATAATTTTGGGGATGTTTGCTGTACCTGTGTTTGCTGCAGTGATCCATAGAAGAGCTGAACTCATGGGATTTCCTGAATCCTGTATTTCATTGCTCAAGTTTACGTTCAGGTTGTAAGATCAGATTTTTAAATATCATGGAGTACACGCTGGTGTTGCACAATGAAGTTATCTTACAATttatgggttttttccctccactgtTTTCTGTCACAGAAACTCCTTCCTTCGTTAGGCCCCTGGAAGACAGAACGGTAACCCGAGGTGAAACTGCTGTCTTGCAGTGCATAGCTGGTGGCAGTCCTGCCCCTCGCCTCAACTGGACTAAAGACGATGGCCCTTTGACAGTCacagaaaggcatttttttgCTGCGGCAAATCAACTCCTTATCATTGTGGATGCTGGACTAGAGGATGCTGGGAAGTACACGTGCATTATGTCCAACACACTGGGCACCGAGCGTGGCCATATTTACCTAAATGTCCTGGCTTCCCCAAATTGCGATTCTTCCCAGAGTGGCATTGTCCATGAGGAGGATGGCTGGACAACAGTAGGCATTGTGATTATTGTCGTGGTGTGCTGTGTTGTGGGAACTTCCCTGGTATGGGTTATTGTGATCTACCACATGAGAAGGAAGAGTGAAGATTACAGCATCACTAATACAGGTAAAGTGCAAAAGCAAGTCTTCAGCCCTGTTTTTATTGAAAACACTTGTTAAGAGTGGTGAAATTTCTGGATTCATTACAGATGATAAGATTGAAGAACTGAAGATTTCCTTCTAAAATCTTCAGGGATTTGCTCAAAGTCCTTCATTTTAGAGTTTTTCTTAAATATCAAAAGTGTGTTAATTTTATTCCTTATACACTAGATTTGTTCTACATTGAGGGAAATGAGttggaaataaatgtttaaataaactACAATGTTCTCAGGACCTGGAGTATATATGTAAATTTCCGTTCTGGCCCTGTTAGTTCTGAACTAGCTATATGGATTTTCAATCACTgaggtagaaaaaagaaaactatatatGAGTTGAAATTCTGGATGACATTTTTGTTAATGTGGGTAATAGTGTTGTTACTACCTTGAAATCTTCACACTTAGCTGTTAACGTCATCAATGTTAATTCTGCCTTGCAGAGGAGATGAACCTACCTGCAGACATTCCCAGCTATCTGTCCTCCCAAGGAACTCTGTCAGAGCCTCAGGAAGGCTACAGTAACTCAGAGGCAGGAAGCCATCAGCAGCTTATGCCTCCAGCCAGTAGCTACGTGCATAAAGGCACAGATGGTAAGCAAAGCCCTCACGTGTATTACTTGTGTTTCAGCAGGATGCCAGTGCGCAGTCTAGTCCTCATAGCTCGCAGCAGTATTGCACAATGCAGGGTAGTACTGCATATTAATGTCAAAGGTGACTTTTCCTAGAGAAGAATTTCCATTGATCGTTCTGAGTTTGAGGCATCTCCTGTCTTTCTTTTAGTGTTTGTTTATATTCTGCTGTCAAGGCTTCTGCATTCCATGTGCCTGGTTTAATCTTCGGTCCAGCAATGTCTGGGCTCACATCTGCTATGAGTGCCTTTGTGTGTAGATGTCATGACTGCTGTCCTTCAGGTGCCAGGGTAGTATAGTTCCCTCCAGAGGCTCTTTGCTTCAGGGTTTGTGATCTGTTCAGCAAGATGGGGATGCCATTAGACAATTCTGAGGTTAAATGTCAAGGTagatttttatgctgtttctt
This genomic interval from Calonectris borealis chromosome 26, bCalBor7.hap1.2, whole genome shotgun sequence contains the following:
- the LRIG2 gene encoding leucine-rich repeats and immunoglobulin-like domains protein 2, which codes for MNYNELSEIPYFGETTSNITLLSLVHNTIPEINAEQLQVYLSLENLDLSSNLISEIKASSFPRMQLKYLNLSNNRITTLEAGCLDNLSSSLMVVKLNRNRISVIPPKIFKLPHVQFLELKRNRIKIVESLTFQGLESLKSLKMQRNGISRLMDGAFFGLGNIEELELEHNNLTEVNKGWLYGLRTLQQLYVSQNAINRISPDAWEFCQRLSELDLSYNQLTRLKESAFVGLGLLEKLNLGDNRISHIADGVFRGLTNLRTLDLRNNEISWAIEDANEAFVGLSRLDKLILQGNQIKSITKKAFSGLEGLEHLDLSNNAVMSIQENAFAQAHLKELILNTSSLLCDCQLKWLPQWLTDSHLQQAVNVSCAHPEWLAGQSLLSVDPDDFVCDNFPKPQIKVHPETTIALRGMNVTLTCTAVSSSDSPMSTAWRKDSEVLCDAEVENFARYQQQSSEVVEYTTVLHLFNVNFTDEGKYQCIVTNHFGSNYSNKAKLTVNEMPSFLKTPMDLTIRTGAMARLECAAEGHPTPQISWQKDGGTDFPAARERRMHVMPEDDVFFIANVKIEDMGIYSCMAQNIAGGLSANATLTVLETPSFVRPLEDRTVTRGETAVLQCIAGGSPAPRLNWTKDDGPLTVTERHFFAAANQLLIIVDAGLEDAGKYTCIMSNTLGTERGHIYLNVLASPNCDSSQSGIVHEEDGWTTVGIVIIVVVCCVVGTSLVWVIVIYHMRRKSEDYSITNTEEMNLPADIPSYLSSQGTLSEPQEGYSNSEAGSHQQLMPPASSYVHKGTDGGAAPLVICSDCYDNANIYSRTREYCPYAYITEEDPLDQTLPNLMVQMPKETYTARTQHETSTLDNLLADRDMAVFLTNHDKINEKKISSQQINEPFQIPLWGVNKDLALSHSHFLHQQSARETPRPLRSEGIIDSDREQAASPRPCHRLREHHFDFNRTRNIHDYSETT